One Tetrapisispora phaffii CBS 4417 chromosome 2, complete genome genomic region harbors:
- the CAR2 gene encoding ornithine-oxo-acid transaminase (similar to Saccharomyces cerevisiae CAR2 (YLR438W); ancestral locus Anc_4.317) has translation MSLGFLSSEETVKLEHEYSAHNYHPLPVVFHKASGAKVWDPEGNEYLDFLSAYSAVNQGHCHPKIVRALIEQAQVLTLSSRAFSNDVFAHFAEYVTNYFNYEMVLPMNTGAEAVETALKLARRWGYEKKGIPADQAIIFGVEGNFHGRTFGAISLSTDEQDSRKHFGPFLKNTMANLPDDFNHKLRYGNIEDIQLVFEKYGPLVAAIIVEPIQGEAGIVVPPNDYLPKIQQLCRKYNVLFICDEIQTGIGRTGKMLCFEHFEGVKPDMVLLGKAISGGVLPVSCVLSSKDIMLTLPPGSHGSTYGGNPLSSRVAIAALEVIKEEKLVQRAETLGNLLLSKLNDLKNSDSAKGMISEVRGKGLLTAIVIDSQRANGRTAWDLCLLMKSHGVLAKPTHDHIIRLAPPLVISEEDLMKGIRAIEMSLSELPNAPVSGH, from the coding sequence ATGTCGTTGGGTTTCCTTTCCTCAGAGGAGACTGTAAAATTGGAGCATGAGTATTCCGCTCATAATTATCATCCCCTACCGGTAGTCTTTCATAAAGCTTCAGGCGCAAAAGTTTGGGATCCAGAAGGCAATGAATACTTGGATTTCTTATCTGCTTATTCGGCTGTCAACCAAGGCCATTGTCATCCAAAAATTGTTAGAGCGTTAATTGAGCAAGCGCAAGTTCTAACTTTATCTTCAAGAGCGTTTTCAAATGATGTCTTTGCGCATTTTGCCGAATACGTCacaaattatttcaattatgAAATGGTTTTGCCAATGAATACAGGCGCTGAAGCAGTAGAGACAGCTCTGAAGTTGGCAAGAAGATGGGGCTACGAAAAGAAAGGCATTCCCGCCGACCAAGCAATCATATTCGGCGTGGAAGGCAATTTCCATGGCAGAACATTCGGGGCAATTTCTTTATCGACTGATGAGCAAGATTCAAGAAAGCATTTCGGTCCCTTTCTGAAAAATACAATGGCCAACTTGCCAGATGATTTTAATCATAAATTAAGGTACGGTAATATTGAGGATATTCAATTAgtctttgaaaaatatggCCCATTGGTTGCTGCTATTATTGTTGAACCGATTCAAGGTGAAGCAGGTATCGTGGTACCACCGAATGATTATCTACCTAAAATTCAACAATTATGTAGGAAATATAACGTTCTATTCATTTGTGATGAAATTCAAACAGGGATAGGCAGAACAGGAAAAATGTTGTGTTTTGAACATTTTGAAGGCGTTAAACCAGATATGGTCCTATTAGGAAAAGCTATTTCCGGCGGCGTGCTACCTGTCTCGTGTGTTTTGTCttcaaaagatattatGTTGACATTACCTCCAGGATCACATGGTTCGACGTACGGTGGTAATCCACTTTCATCAAGAGTCGCTATTGCCGCTTTAGAGGTCATTAAAGAAGAGAAACTGGTCCAAAGAGCAGAAACTTTGGGCAATTTACTGCTAtcaaaattgaatgatttgaaaaattcagaTAGTGCAAAAGGAATGATTTCAGAAGTACGGGGTAAAGGTCTTTTAACTGCAATTGTCATCGATTCTCAAAGGGCTAATGGCAGAACAGCATGGGATCTCTGTCTACTAATGAAATCCCATGGTGTCTTGGCAAAACCAACACATGACCATATCATCAGATTAGCTCCCCCTCTTGTCATCTCAGAAGAAGACTTGATGAAAGGTATTAGAGCCATCGAAATGTCATTGTCAGAATTACCAAATGCACCAGTATCGGGTCATTGa
- the MFT1 gene encoding Mft1p (similar to Saccharomyces cerevisiae MFT1 (YML062C); ancestral locus Anc_4.324), whose amino-acid sequence MATNELLTAEQYKHAVTKVRYNDVDPSFYNYMELINKITKLSKSVLTGVLPEENNDDSGENVNKEISENKFNLDTILNLEQSLDLKYLTLTNELDIKKVTFENNIQKTDRNLAALQSHVQKTLPEMKYYRTTMQNRTRRLRDMYSSILNINEELYALAAGKTSLAASLSEWEEKLGKELTSKLIQQNYMKSTGSESDGKDQLYKISDNLNKSPGELRFVNASIRKDIQKLVKELELSKNKWSKDADIFDKISEVLKVELVNRNVELGSSKNDDDEDMEDVNDTIRKRHSRVQPTLNESEEFGGEHVNESVSEDESADEVEGADDIDEGMESDVDIELDPEIEEDQRGESREYSEMGHEFADVEQDKEEDLEDKEEDLEDKNNDSASDANIIERNVDAEDIKMAEDGEEKTLKDDMKD is encoded by the coding sequence ATGGCAACTAATGAACTTTTAACCGCAGAGCAATACAAACATGCTGTGACGAAGGTCAGATACAACGATGTCGATCCTTCGTTTTACAATTATATGGAATTGATTAATAAGATTACAAAATTGTCGAAAAGTGTTCTAACAGGTGTTCTTCCAGAGGagaataatgatgatagtggtgaaaatgtaaataaagaaataagTGAGAATAAATTTAACTTAGATACTATTCTGAACTTAGAGCAGTCGTTAGATTTAAAGTATTTAACCTTAACAAACGAATTGGATATCAAAAAGGTGACATTCGAGAATAACATTCAGAAAACTGATAGAAATCTAGCTGCATTACAATCTCATGTGCAGAAGACGTTACcagaaatgaaatattatagGACCACTATGCAGAACCGTACACGTAGACTACGAGACATGTATTCTAGCATTCTTAACAttaatgaagaattatATGCTTTAGCTGCCGGAAAAACTAGTCTTGCGGCTAGTTTAAGTGAATGGGAAGAGAAATTAGGTAAAGAATTAACTTCGAAACTGATACAACAAAACTATATGAAATCGACGGGATCCGAAAGTGACGGTAAAGatcaattatataaaatatctgataatttaaataagtCACCAGGAGAATTGAGATTTGTTAATGCATCAATAAGAaaagatattcaaaaattagtGAAAGAACTAGAACTATCGAAAAATAAATGGTCGAAAGATGCAGATATATTCGATAAGATTTCAGAAGTTTTAAAAGTAGAATTAGTTAACAGAAATGTTGAACTTGGTTCAAGTAAGAATgacgatgatgaagatatgGAAGATGTTAACGATACTATCCGTAAGAGGCATTCGAGGGTGCAACCAACTCTAAATGAATCAGAAGAATTTGGCGGTGAACACGTAAATGAATCGGTAAGTGAAGATGAAAGTGCAGATGAGGTTGAGGGCGCagatgatattgatgaaggCATGGAGTCAGATGTTGACATTGAGCTTGATCCTGAAATTGAGGAAGACCAAAGAGGCGAATCCAGAGAATACAGCGAGATGGGCCATGAATTTGCAGATGTCGAGCAAGATAAAGAAGAGGATCTGGAAGATAAGGAAGAGGATCTggaagataaaaataatgattctgCTAGTGATGCTAATATAATAGAGAGAAATGTGGATGCAGAAGATATCAAGATGGCCGAAGATGGAGAAGAAAAGACCCTTAAAGACGATATGAAAGATTAA
- the TPHA0B01750 gene encoding uncharacterized protein (similar to Saccharomyces cerevisiae PIF1 (YML061C); ancestral locus Anc_4.322) gives MKKNTLFITEESELLEEHTNEQINLESDENILESKETTEFTSPTTSQTPSQTITTESGITLSEEQKTIIKLAKDGHNIFYTGSAGTGKSVLLRELIKVLKSQHGSDSVAVTASTGLAACNIGGTTVHSFAGIGLGKEDAERLVSKVYKSIRHRERWKNIKILVIDEISMIDSSLLDKLDYIAKKLRKNNFPFGGIQLIFCGDFFQLPPVKKTNDPTVKKAFESDLWNNAFNITVKLENVFRQKGDLEFISMLEKARLGKIDDETEKQFKQLDRMLDNDDIAPAQLFPTRKEVEIANISQLRILKGDIYAYTSIDGGSIKDPKMRQNLLENFMAPKVLPLKVGAQVMMIKNVDSTLVNGSLGKIVAFINQDVYAYFLKVILSEDSSIVSFLQKYQDNMDLLKLKVLSDPSDSDEATVRQKISKEMFCKPDSGAPQMDVDELFGSLFSTAKNLFPEYTLSQENLELVKKVFSNLCENTKHNKKFPLVLFKTSDLKDRLVLVSPEDWSIDDEKEKVLVSRVQLPLILAWALSIHKSQGQTIPKLQIDLKKYLK, from the coding sequence atgaaaaaaaataccCTCTTTATTACAGAGGAATCAGAACTCCTGGAGGAACATACCaatgaacaaataaatttagaGAGTGATGAAAACATACTCGAAAGTAAGGAAACAACCGAATTTACAAGTCCCACCACTTCACAAACTCCTTCTCAAACTATCACTACTGAAAGCGGTATAACATTATCAGAAGAACAAAAGACTATTATAAAACTAGCTAAGGATGgtcataatattttttacaCTGGCAGCGCTGGTACAGGTAAATCGGTTCTGTTGAGAGAACTTATAAAGGTTTTGAAATCTCAGCATGGATCTGATAGTGTGGCAGTTACAGCCTCGACGGGTTTAGCAGCTTGTAATATAGGAGGAACAACGGTGCATTCTTTTGCAGGTATTGGATTAGGTAAAGAAGATGCAGAAAGACTAGTGAGTAAAGTCTACAAGTCTATAAGACACAGAGAAAGATGGAAGAATATTAAGATTTTGGTTATCGATGAAATATCAATGATTGATTCATCATTGTTAGATAAATTAGATTACATAGCAAAGAAACTAAggaaaaataattttccTTTTGGTGGTATTCAATTAATCTTCTGTGgtgatttttttcaattgccGCCAGTTAAGAAAACAAATGATCCTACAGTGAAAAAAGCATTCGAATCTGACCTTTGGAACAATGCATTCAACATAACTGTTAAGTTGGAAAACGTATTCAGACAAAAAGGTGACTTGGAATTTATAAGTATGTTGGAAAAGGCAAGGTTGGGCAAGATAGATGATGAAACTGAAAAGCAATTTAAACAATTGGATAGAATGTTggataatgatgatatagCACCTGCTCAATTGTTTCCAACAAGGAAAGAAGTAGAAATTGCTAATATATCGCAGTTGAGAATTTTAAAGGGCgatatatatgcatatacCTCAATTGATGGTGGTTCGATAAAAGATCCAAAAATGAGacaaaatttattagaaaacTTTATGGCTCCTAAAGTTTTACCATTAAAAGTAGGAGCACAAGTAATGATGATTAAAAACGTTGACAGCACATTGGTAAATGGTTCCTTAGGGAAGATAGTAGCGTTTATTAATCAAGATGTTTATGCGTATTTCTTGAAGGTAATTTTATCAGAGGATTCGTCAATAGTATcatttttacaaaaatatcagGATAATATGGACTTGTTAAAACTTAAAGTTTTATCAGACCCAAGTGATAGTGATGAAGCAACAGTAAgacaaaaaatatcaaaagaaaTGTTCTGTAAGCCAGATTCAGGAGCTCCACAGATGGATGTGGATGAATTATTTGGGTCATTATTCTCAACTGCAAAAAATCTTTTTCCTGAATATACTTTATCACaagaaaatttagaattagTCAAAAAAGTTTTCAGTAATTTATGTGAGAATACAAAacacaataaaaaatttccTTTGGTTTTATTCAAGACATCTGATTTAAAAGATAGGTTGGTGTTGGTGAGTCCTGAAGATTGGTCTATTGATGAtgagaaagaaaaagttTTAGTATCAAGGGTACAATTACCACTAATTTTAGCATGGGCACTATCCATTCACAAGTCGCAAGGGCAAACTATTCCTAAATTACAAATAGATCTTAAAAAGTATTTGAAGTAG
- the SEC39 gene encoding Sec39p (similar to Saccharomyces cerevisiae SEC39 (YLR440C); ancestral locus Anc_4.323), translating to MLENQLYLLATIFASTADVEKLTILKNSFTNSSELLDIICVLWPELDDPILLRNFLTNLELNDLNADENPIDEDNILVSLLETGEDLVPIIEMDVETVSERVSTVKEYINRRLVEVTLDEITSFDDTVSSWLRKRILLCDELNPFNVLFNKKLWKEIKPIDPEFMGWVNGILEPLDFINNSSDIRVQFRIIDFEALTPNNVIELLTKNLLENEYSFNNKNVQQIDCLISYLNYTNSFTLFLEQKFNTNSFLFKKKQNYLVFDAIFTKFNESNVMADKENFQKAALSIIFENSKELMNIISMDELKQLLDAFDQNIETANGINSKILLSYIHLISIFLQDYSLKEVHLISKENEASQLLHYTSMIKAKIMSKGFKTSSSTAVNEILSVITGSASNSEQIVFTHIPPKRQISVLIDLLLELGEFDLLQDLMEEQNSQLEEAGLEKYFWHFFNNASNGLKSRPEMKKAQKTVKLLLEQNEPKFKHLEILLHIADLLSYYSINLGKGVIFKPSNIFDFKNHPSQIISKLLELNDGLYKDKNTTSLMLKELFEGMNLDITGDFFVQEQIRVSEFHIDNALANLDFYFAYHESKELLTKSENKTPWATVFQVCKFSDPNWLDNETPTEILVLQFELSSDLLQSCPTEEMEIVISQWSSLELELLTRDIINDQYSIGNSGDSKREFSQATNLLDGVSNSVTKFISSNLS from the coding sequence ATGCTTGAGAACCAATTATACCTGTTGGCAACTATATTTGCTTCAACTGCTGATGTAGAAAAACTGActatattgaaaaatagtTTCACAAATTCTAGTGAACTTTTGGATATAATCTGTGTATTATGGCCAGAGTTGGACGATCCAATTCTGTTACGAAACTTTTTAACTAATTTGGAATTAAATGACTTGAATGCCGATGAGAATCCAATTGATGAGgataatattttggttTCATTATTAGAGACGGGAGAAGATTTGGTCCCAATAATTGAAATGGATGTTGAGACAGTTTCAGAAAGAGTCAGTACAGTTAaggaatatataaacagGAGATTAGTCGAAGTAACACTTGATGAGATCACAAGTTTTGATGATACAGTATCTAGCTGGCTGAGAAAGCGTATACTTTTATGCGATGAACTGAATCCATTTAATGtattatttaacaaaaaattGTGGAAAGAAATTAAGCCCATTGATCCTGAGTTCATGGGATGGGTAAACGGTATTCTGGAACCATTAGactttataaataattcatcagACATCCGTGTTCAATTCAGAATAATCGACTTTGAAGCTTTAACGCCAAATAATGTAATTGAACTTTTAACTAAGAACTTACtagaaaatgaatattcatttaataataagaatgTACAGCAAATTGATTGTTTAATATCCTATTTGAATTATACAAATTCCTTTACTCTATTTCTAGAGCAGAAATTTAATAccaattcatttttgtttaagaagaaacaaaacTATTTGGTATTTGATGCAATTTTTACTAAATTTAATGAGAGTAACGTAATGGCTGACAAAGAGAATTTTCAAAAGGCTGCActatctattatttttgaaaacagTAAGGAATTAATGAACATTATTTCTATGGatgaattaaaacaattacTGGATGCATTTGATCAAAACATAGAAACTGCAAATGgaataaattcaaagataTTACTATCCTATATACACcttatatcaatatttcttcaagattattcattaaaggaagttcatttaatttcaaaagaaaatgaagcTTCGCAATTACTTCACTATACTTCGATGATCAAAGCTAAAATTATGTCGAAAGGATTTAAAACTTCAAGTTCAACTGCCGTGAATGAAATCCTATCCGTTATCACAGGATCTGCATCTAATTCTGAACAAATAGTATTTACTCATATTCCACCTAAGAGACAAATTTCGGTtctaattgatttattacTAGAGCTTGGtgaatttgatttattacaGGACTTGATGGAAGAACAAAATTCTCAACTAGAAGAAGCAGGTTTAGAAAAGTACTTTTGGCATTTTTTCAACAATGCTTCAAATGGATTGAAGTCTAGGCCTGAAATGAAGAAAGCTCAAAAAACTGTTAAACTATTATTAGAACAAAATGAACCAAAATTCAAACATCTTGAAATACTGCTTCACATTGCGGATTTATTAAGTTACTATTCAATAAATCTGGGGAAAGGTGTTATATTCAAGCcatctaatatttttgattttaaaaaccATCCTAGTCAgattatatcaaaattactAGAATTAAACGACGGGTTATATAAGGATAAGAACACCACTAGCCTGATGTTGAAGGAGTTATTTGAAGGTATGAATTTAGACATTACTGGTGACTTTTTCGTTCAGGAACAGATCAGAGTGTCTGAATTTCACATAGATAACGCATTAGCTAACCTTGACTTTTATTTTGCTTACCATGAAAGTAAAGAATTGCTGACTAAAAGTGAGAATAAGACCCCATGGGCTACTGTATTTCAAGTATGTAAGTTTTCTGATCCCAATTGGTTGGATAACGAAACTCCAACCGAAATATTGGTTTTACAATTTGAACTATCATCTGACCTATTACAGAGCTGCCCAACCGAAGAAATGGAAATAGTAATTTCCCAATGGAGCTCACTTGAATTAGAATTACTAACCAGAGATATCATTAACGACCAATACTCCATAGGCAACTCAGGAGATTCCAAGCGTGAATTTTCGCAAGCGACAAACTTATTGGATGGAGTTTCCAATAGTGttacaaaatttatttcaagTAATTTATCATAG
- the DIF1 gene encoding Dif1p (similar to Saccharomyces cerevisiae YLR437C and SML1 (YML058W); ancestral locus Anc_4.316) has translation MDNLQTPPKKVQTSPATESSAQFSQYHNQLSSIGMRIRQSMDLNNTTQKYLNNPLSTANYSSMVVPGYKRQDVPSNVTVPMLVNEATMSSSNLDSMFTQQPQPQMVPSNEMNSTKRKRDF, from the coding sequence ATGGATAATTTACAGACCCCCCCAAAGAAAGTGCAGACCTCTCCTGCAACCGAGTCTTCAGCGCAGTTCTCGCAATATCACAACCAATTGTCGTCAATTGGTATGAGGATAAGGCAGAGCATGGACCTGAACAACACTACTCAAAAGTATCTCAATAACCCGTTGAGCACGGCCAACTACTCGTCCATGGTCGTCCCAGGGTACAAGAGACAAGACGTCCCTTCAAACGTCACCGTGCCAATGTTGGTCAACGAAGCAACCATGTCTTCGTCAAACCTGGACTCCATGTTCACGCAACAGCCACAGCCACAGATGGTCCCTTCCAACGAAATGAACTCTACCAAGAGAAAGAGAGACTTCTGA